A DNA window from Chrysemys picta bellii isolate R12L10 unplaced genomic scaffold, ASM1138683v2 scaf15, whole genome shotgun sequence contains the following coding sequences:
- the LOC135977699 gene encoding fibrinogen-like protein 1-like protein isoform X2, which translates to MMALLCVAPVQGNGALAHKKVERGFPKDCSNIPRDSPSGVHVIQPAGSPPRVVWCDMDTEGKGWTVVQRNSYNTEITWKESWSTYKYGFGNVQQDYWLGNEYLSLLTRQNIYKVRFVVEDKSNNTRYAEYDIFSVEGEPSGYPLRLGRYSGDSEDYLTTYHSGLGGIHDNMKFSTSDKDQDQTSGNCASSYGGWWYDKCQNVLLNGKGYIYIYLSCLLTRNIQSPASPNTAGTNSRDYPPCSQLQASLASTWPKSSLRSSHDHTMLTGSARLSCSASVSWLHCPACLFHTRTSSERYSVASSAHLGLVSGHMPSWLVLQEAPLPVASSCLK; encoded by the coding sequence ggttccccaaagactgcagcaacattcccagggacagccccagcggggtccatgtcatccagccggcaggctctccccctcgagtggtgtggtgtgacatggacaccgaaggcaaaggctggaccgttgtgcagagaaattcttacaacacagagatcacctggaaggagtcctggagcacctacaagtacggctttgggaacgtgcagcaggattactggctgggcaacgagtacctgtccctgctcacgcggcagaacatctacaaggtccgctttgtcgtggaggacaaatccaacaacacccgctacgcagagtacgacatcttcagtgtcgagggtgagcccagcgggtacccgctgaggctgggcaggtactctggggacagcgaggactatctcaccacctaccactccggcctggggggcatacacgacaacatgaagttcagcacaagtgacaaggatcaggaccagaccagtgggaattgcgcaagtagctatggaggctggtggtacgacaagtgtcagaacgtcctgctcaatgggaaaggctacatctacatctacttgtcttgtttattgacaaggaacatacagagtcctgcttctccaaacacagcaggaaccaacagcagggattatcctccctgctctcagctccaagcctctttagccagcacctggcccaaaagctctctacgCTCCTCCCACGATCACACCATGCTCACAGGCTCTGCtcggctttcctgctctgcctctgtgtcctggctgcactgcccggcttgtctctttcacacacgcaccagctcagaacgatactcggtggcatcctctgcccacctggggctagtttctgggcacatgccatcatggcttgttctacaagaggcccccttacctgttgcttccagctgtcttaaatga